In Mycolicibacterium mucogenicum DSM 44124, the following are encoded in one genomic region:
- the arc gene encoding proteasome ATPase, with protein sequence MDRPDAFGNPGIPRQNPMSSTDAAELARLRSETAALREQLTNAAATHRGPRDVQQLEARIDSLTTRNGKLMDTLKEARQQLLALREEVDRLGQPPSGYGVLLLTHDDDTVDVFTSGRKMRLSVSPNIEVSELKQGQTVRLNEALTVVEAGSFESVGEISTLREILNDGKRALVVGHADEERIVWLAEPLVALEYLDPEVAEVLEGVDDLADERARKLRPGDSLLVDSKAGYAFERIPKAEVEDLVLEEVPDVAYSDIGGLTRQIELIRDAVELPFLHKDLYREYALRPPKGVLLYGPPGCGKTLIAKAVANSLAKKMAEIRGDDAREAKSYFLNIKGPELLNKFVGETERHIRLIFQRAREKASEGTPVIVFFDEMDSIFRTRGTGVSSDVETTVVPQLLSEIDGVEGLENVIVIGASNREDMIDPAILRPGRLDVKIKIERPDAEAAQDIFSKYLTEELPVHADDLAEFNGDRTLTIKAMIEKIVDRMYAEIDDNRFLEVTYANGDKEVMYFKDFNSGAMIQNVVDRAKKYAIKSVLETGQRGLRVQHLLDSIVDEFAENEDLPNTTNPDDWARISGKKGERIVYIRTLVTGKSSSASRAIDTESNLGQYL encoded by the coding sequence ATGGATCGCCCGGACGCCTTCGGCAACCCGGGCATACCTCGTCAGAACCCCATGTCCAGCACCGATGCCGCCGAATTGGCGCGGCTTCGCAGTGAGACGGCGGCGCTACGAGAGCAGCTCACGAACGCGGCCGCGACGCATCGCGGACCGCGTGACGTGCAGCAGCTCGAAGCCCGCATCGATTCGCTGACAACCCGCAATGGCAAGTTGATGGATACGCTCAAAGAGGCGCGGCAGCAGTTGCTGGCGCTTCGAGAGGAAGTCGACCGGCTGGGGCAGCCGCCCAGCGGATACGGCGTCTTGCTGCTCACGCACGACGACGACACCGTCGACGTCTTCACCTCCGGTCGCAAGATGCGGCTGTCGGTGTCGCCGAACATCGAGGTGTCCGAACTCAAGCAGGGCCAGACCGTCCGCCTCAACGAGGCGCTGACGGTGGTCGAGGCCGGCTCGTTCGAGTCGGTCGGTGAGATCAGCACCCTGCGCGAAATCCTGAACGACGGCAAGCGCGCCCTTGTCGTGGGCCATGCCGACGAGGAGCGCATCGTCTGGCTCGCCGAGCCGCTGGTCGCGCTCGAATACCTCGACCCCGAGGTCGCCGAGGTGCTCGAAGGTGTCGACGACCTGGCGGACGAGCGCGCGCGCAAACTGCGGCCGGGCGACTCGCTGCTGGTCGACAGCAAGGCCGGGTACGCCTTCGAGCGCATCCCCAAGGCCGAGGTCGAGGACCTGGTCCTCGAAGAGGTGCCGGACGTCGCCTACAGCGACATCGGTGGCCTGACGCGGCAGATCGAGCTGATCCGCGACGCCGTCGAGCTGCCGTTCCTGCACAAGGACCTGTACCGGGAGTACGCACTGCGGCCGCCGAAGGGCGTGCTGCTGTACGGCCCTCCGGGTTGCGGCAAGACGCTCATCGCGAAGGCCGTCGCCAACTCGCTGGCCAAGAAGATGGCCGAGATCCGCGGCGACGACGCCCGGGAAGCCAAGAGTTACTTCCTGAACATCAAGGGCCCCGAGCTGCTCAACAAGTTCGTCGGCGAGACCGAGCGGCACATCCGCCTGATCTTCCAGCGGGCTCGCGAGAAGGCCTCCGAGGGCACCCCGGTGATCGTGTTCTTCGACGAGATGGACTCGATCTTCCGCACCCGTGGCACCGGCGTCAGCTCCGACGTCGAAACGACTGTCGTGCCACAGCTTCTCAGTGAGATCGACGGTGTCGAGGGCCTGGAGAACGTCATCGTCATCGGCGCCTCCAACCGTGAGGACATGATCGACCCGGCCATCCTGCGGCCCGGCCGCCTGGACGTGAAGATCAAGATCGAGCGGCCGGACGCCGAAGCGGCGCAGGACATCTTCAGCAAGTACCTCACCGAGGAACTGCCCGTCCACGCCGACGACCTGGCCGAGTTCAACGGCGACCGGACGCTGACGATCAAGGCCATGATCGAGAAGATCGTGGACCGGATGTACGCCGAGATCGACGACAACCGTTTCCTCGAGGTGACGTACGCCAACGGCGACAAGGAGGTCATGTACTTCAAGGACTTCAACTCCGGCGCCATGATCCAGAACGTCGTGGACCGGGCCAAGAAGTACGCGATCAAGTCGGTGCTGGAAACCGGGCAGCGCGGTCTGCGGGTGCAGCATCTGCTGGACTCGATCGTCGACGAGTTCGCCGAGAACGAAGACCTGCCCAACACCACCAATCCCGATGACTGGGCGCGGATTTCGGGCAAGAAGGGCGAGCGGATCGTCTACATCCGCACGCTGGTCACCGGCAAGAGCTCGTCCGCGAGCCGGGCCATCGACACCGAGAGCAACCTGGGTCAGTACCTGTAG
- the dop gene encoding depupylase/deamidase Dop, with amino-acid sequence MQRIIGTEVEYGISSPSDPTANPILTSTQAVLAYAAASGIQRAKRTRWDYEVESPLRDARGFDLSRSTGPAPIVDADEIGAANMILTNGARLYVDHAHPEYSAPEVTDPMDAVIWDKAGERVMEAAARYVASVPGAARLQLYKNNVDGKGASYGTHENYLMSRQTPFNSVIAGLTPFFVSRQVVTGSGRVGIGQSGDEPGFQLTQRADYIEVEVGLETTLKRGIINTRDEPHADADKYRRLHVIIGDANLAETSTYLKVGTTSLVLDLIEFGAAEGIELSDLALARPVHAVHVISRDPSLRATVALADGRELTALALQRIYLDRVAKLQERRDPDPRADHVIETWAHVLDLLERDPMECAELLDWPAKLRLLEGFRQRENLSWNAPRLHLVDLQYSDVRLDKGLYNRLVARGSMKRLVTEQQVLDAVDNPPTDTRAYFRGECLRRFGADIAAASWDSVIFDLGGESLVRIPTLEPLRGSKAHVGALLDSVDSAVELVEQLTT; translated from the coding sequence ATGCAACGGATCATCGGAACAGAGGTCGAATACGGCATTTCCTCGCCGTCTGATCCGACCGCGAACCCGATCCTCACGTCCACCCAGGCGGTGCTGGCGTACGCGGCGGCCAGCGGCATCCAGCGGGCCAAGCGCACGCGCTGGGACTACGAGGTCGAGTCCCCGCTGCGCGACGCGCGTGGCTTCGACCTGAGCCGCTCCACGGGCCCGGCCCCGATCGTCGACGCCGACGAGATCGGCGCGGCCAACATGATCCTCACCAACGGCGCCCGGCTGTATGTCGACCACGCCCACCCGGAGTACTCCGCTCCCGAGGTCACCGACCCGATGGACGCGGTCATCTGGGACAAGGCCGGCGAACGGGTCATGGAGGCCGCGGCCCGGTATGTGGCCAGCGTCCCGGGCGCGGCCAGGCTGCAGCTGTACAAGAACAACGTCGACGGCAAGGGCGCGTCGTACGGCACGCACGAGAACTACCTGATGAGCCGGCAGACGCCGTTCAACTCGGTGATCGCCGGGCTGACGCCGTTCTTCGTGTCCCGTCAGGTCGTGACCGGGTCCGGCCGCGTCGGCATCGGGCAGTCGGGGGATGAGCCGGGCTTCCAGCTGACGCAGCGCGCCGACTACATCGAGGTCGAGGTCGGCCTCGAGACGACGCTCAAGCGCGGCATCATCAACACCCGCGACGAGCCGCACGCCGACGCCGACAAGTACCGCCGGCTGCACGTCATCATCGGTGACGCCAACCTGGCCGAGACGTCGACGTACCTCAAGGTGGGCACCACGTCACTGGTGCTCGACCTCATCGAGTTCGGGGCCGCGGAAGGCATCGAACTGTCCGATCTGGCTCTGGCGCGCCCGGTGCATGCGGTGCACGTCATCAGCCGCGACCCGTCGCTGCGCGCGACCGTGGCCCTGGCCGACGGCCGCGAGCTGACCGCCCTTGCGCTGCAACGCATCTACCTGGACCGGGTGGCCAAGCTGCAGGAACGCCGCGATCCCGACCCGCGCGCCGACCACGTCATCGAGACCTGGGCGCACGTCCTGGACCTGCTGGAACGCGATCCGATGGAGTGCGCCGAACTCCTGGACTGGCCGGCCAAGCTGCGCCTGCTGGAGGGCTTCCGCCAGCGGGAGAACCTGAGCTGGAACGCGCCGCGCCTGCACCTGGTGGACCTGCAGTACTCCGACGTCCGGCTGGACAAGGGGCTGTACAACCGCCTGGTGGCGCGTGGCTCGATGAAGCGGCTGGTCACCGAGCAGCAGGTGCTCGACGCGGTGGACAACCCGCCCACCGACACCCGCGCCTACTTTCGTGGTGAGTGCCTGCGCCGGTTCGGTGCGGACATCGCCGCGGCCAGCTGGGACTCCGTGATTTTCGACCTCGGTGGCGAGTCGCTGGTGCGGATTCCGACGCTGGAACCGCTGCGTGGAAGCAAGGCCCACGTCGGTGCGTTGCTCGATTCGGTGGACAGCGCGGTCGAGTTGGTGGAACAGCTCACCACGTAA
- a CDS encoding ubiquitin-like protein Pup, whose protein sequence is MAQEQTKRGGGGGEDDDLSGTSAAGQERREKLAEDTDDLLDEIDDVLEENAEDFVRAYVQKGGQ, encoded by the coding sequence ATGGCTCAGGAACAGACCAAGCGCGGTGGCGGCGGCGGCGAGGACGACGACCTCTCCGGCACGTCTGCCGCAGGTCAGGAACGTCGCGAGAAGCTCGCTGAGGACACCGACGACCTGCTCGACGAGATCGACGACGTGCTGGAAGAGAACGCTGAGGACTTCGTGCGCGCATACGTCCAAAAGGGCGGCCAGTGA
- the prcB gene encoding proteasome subunit beta, whose protein sequence is MNLSSFSDFLSRQAPHLLPTADVRSTWASAGDVRSGADLPHGTTIVAIKYPGGVLIAGDRRATQGNMIASRDVQKVHIADDYTATGIAGTAAIAVEFARLYAVELEHYEKLEGVPLTFRGKVNRLAIMVRGNLGAALQGFVALPLLVGYDLDDSDPGNAGRIVSFDAAGGWNIEDEGYQSVGSGSLFAKSSIKKLYSHVTDADSALKVAIESLYDAADDDSATGGPDLTRGIYPTAVLIGAEGAEEVTEERIAALAREVIANRTRARGNA, encoded by the coding sequence CTGAACCTGTCCTCGTTTTCGGACTTTCTCAGCCGGCAGGCGCCCCACCTGCTGCCGACTGCGGATGTGCGGAGCACTTGGGCTTCAGCCGGTGACGTTCGGTCCGGTGCCGACTTGCCCCACGGCACGACGATCGTCGCGATCAAATACCCCGGGGGCGTGCTGATCGCGGGTGACCGCCGCGCCACCCAGGGCAACATGATCGCCAGCCGCGACGTGCAGAAGGTGCACATCGCCGACGATTACACCGCGACCGGTATCGCCGGCACCGCGGCCATCGCGGTGGAGTTCGCGCGGCTGTACGCCGTCGAGCTCGAGCACTACGAGAAGCTCGAAGGCGTGCCGCTGACGTTCCGTGGCAAGGTCAACCGGCTGGCCATCATGGTGCGCGGCAATCTCGGCGCGGCCCTGCAGGGCTTCGTCGCGCTGCCGCTGCTGGTGGGCTACGACCTGGACGACTCCGACCCGGGCAACGCCGGTCGCATCGTCTCGTTCGACGCCGCGGGCGGCTGGAACATCGAGGACGAGGGCTACCAGTCGGTGGGCTCGGGCTCGCTGTTCGCCAAGTCGTCGATCAAGAAGCTGTATTCGCATGTGACCGATGCCGATTCGGCGCTGAAGGTCGCCATCGAGTCGCTGTACGACGCGGCCGACGACGATTCGGCCACCGGCGGACCGGACTTGACGCGTGGCATCTATCCGACCGCGGTACTGATCGGTGCCGAGGGCGCCGAAGAGGTCACCGAGGAGCGCATCGCCGCGCTGGCCCGGGAAGTCATCGCCAACCGGACGCGCGCGAGAGGTAATGCCTGA
- the prcA gene encoding proteasome subunit alpha, producing the protein MSFPYFISPEQAMRERSELARKGISRGRSVVVLAYDGGVLFVAENPSRSLQKVSELYDRVGFAAVGRFNEFDNLRRGGIQFADTRGYAYDRRDVTGRQLANVYAQTLGTIFTEQAKPYEVELCVAEVAHHGETKAPELYRITYDGSIADEPHFVVMGGTTEPIIAALGDSYQENASLADAVRIAVDALHAGAGDRVLGAATLEVAILDAKRPRRAFRRITGAALDAVLPKAEESEAEDEAKDEAKDEAKSAGGESKPEGDAAE; encoded by the coding sequence ATGAGCTTTCCGTATTTCATCTCGCCCGAACAGGCGATGCGGGAACGCTCCGAGCTTGCGCGCAAAGGCATTTCGCGGGGTCGCAGCGTGGTCGTGCTGGCCTACGACGGGGGCGTGCTGTTCGTAGCCGAGAACCCGTCGCGGTCGCTGCAGAAGGTCAGTGAGCTGTATGACCGTGTCGGTTTCGCCGCGGTCGGCCGGTTCAACGAGTTCGACAATCTGCGTCGCGGCGGCATCCAGTTCGCCGACACCCGGGGCTACGCCTACGACCGGCGGGACGTCACCGGCCGACAGCTGGCCAACGTCTACGCCCAGACTCTCGGCACCATCTTCACCGAGCAGGCCAAGCCCTACGAGGTCGAGCTGTGCGTCGCCGAGGTGGCGCACCACGGCGAGACGAAAGCCCCTGAGCTGTATCGGATCACGTACGACGGGTCCATCGCCGACGAGCCGCATTTCGTCGTCATGGGTGGTACGACCGAGCCGATCATCGCTGCGCTGGGCGACTCCTACCAGGAGAACGCGAGCCTGGCCGACGCGGTGAGGATCGCCGTCGACGCGCTGCACGCCGGCGCCGGCGACCGCGTGTTGGGGGCTGCGACGCTCGAGGTGGCGATCCTCGATGCCAAGAGGCCACGGCGCGCGTTCCGCCGGATCACCGGTGCAGCGCTCGACGCCGTCCTGCCGAAGGCCGAGGAGTCGGAGGCCGAGGACGAGGCCAAGGACGAGGCCAAGGACGAGGCCAAGTCCGCCGGCGGCGAGAGCAAGCCCGAAGGCGACGCGGCCGAGTAA
- a CDS encoding TetR/AcrR family transcriptional regulator C-terminal domain-containing protein: MGRPSKPLLSTDRIASAAMDLVNKTGGFTVPELARALKVSPSSLYNHVAGREQIVELLRERAMSDVALPADDPHRPWTDVVADIMRSYRQSYARYPRLIPLLTSHAVNSDHALTMYNVLAVAFDRAGFDPADTLRAITLIDSFVLGSALDVAAPDEPWQAGADVGPEFAAALATGTAKPERADDAFEFGVRVLLRGLAAVPSAD; this comes from the coding sequence ATGGGCCGCCCCTCCAAACCGCTGCTTTCCACGGATCGCATCGCCAGCGCAGCAATGGATTTGGTCAACAAGACCGGGGGCTTCACCGTGCCGGAACTGGCCCGGGCCCTCAAGGTCAGCCCGTCATCGCTGTACAACCACGTCGCGGGACGTGAACAGATCGTCGAGCTGCTGCGCGAACGGGCGATGTCCGACGTCGCGCTGCCTGCCGACGACCCGCACCGCCCGTGGACCGACGTCGTCGCCGACATCATGCGGTCGTACCGCCAGAGCTACGCCCGCTACCCGCGGCTCATCCCCCTGCTGACCTCGCACGCGGTGAACAGCGACCACGCCCTCACCATGTACAACGTGCTGGCCGTCGCGTTCGACCGGGCCGGGTTCGATCCCGCGGACACCTTGCGGGCCATCACCCTGATCGACTCGTTCGTGCTGGGCTCGGCGCTCGATGTGGCCGCGCCCGACGAACCCTGGCAAGCCGGCGCCGATGTCGGTCCGGAGTTCGCGGCCGCACTGGCCACCGGCACCGCCAAACCCGAACGCGCCGATGACGCCTTCGAATTCGGCGTCAGAGTGCTACTCCGCGGACTGGCGGCGGTCCCGTCGGCCGACTGA
- a CDS encoding nitrilase-related carbon-nitrogen hydrolase: protein MITLTATAPESLSRSTESTRPPVRVGLVQHRWRPDADELAKVLRDGIDRAAGEGAALVCLPEITLLRYPADTPAGPNPGDTAEDLLDGPTFALAAEAARANGIFVHASLYEKSPAADGLGFNTAILVSPSGELAGRTRKMHIPISAGYYEDTYFRAGPAEGNPYPVYEPEGLGAKLGMPTCWDEWFPEVARNYSLGGAEIVVYPTAIGSEPVFPAFDTQPLWQQVIVANGINSGLFMVVPNRIGDEGTVTFYGSSFISDPYGRVLVQAPRDEEAVLVADLDLDQRRDWLELFPFLLTRRPESYGALTAPVDAQRPYGAGHEATAVVK, encoded by the coding sequence ATGATCACCCTGACCGCCACCGCACCCGAGTCGCTGTCCCGCAGCACCGAGTCGACGCGCCCGCCGGTGCGGGTCGGCCTGGTGCAGCACCGCTGGCGTCCCGACGCCGACGAGCTCGCCAAGGTGCTGCGTGACGGTATCGACCGCGCGGCCGGAGAGGGCGCCGCGCTGGTCTGCCTGCCGGAGATCACGCTGTTGCGGTACCCCGCCGACACACCGGCCGGCCCGAACCCGGGGGATACCGCAGAAGATCTCCTTGATGGCCCGACGTTCGCACTCGCCGCCGAGGCGGCCCGGGCCAACGGCATCTTCGTGCACGCGTCGCTGTACGAAAAGTCGCCGGCCGCAGACGGTTTGGGCTTCAACACGGCGATCCTGGTCTCCCCGTCGGGTGAGCTCGCCGGCCGGACCCGCAAGATGCACATCCCGATCTCGGCGGGCTACTACGAGGACACCTACTTCCGGGCCGGCCCTGCCGAGGGCAACCCGTACCCGGTCTACGAGCCCGAGGGGCTCGGGGCCAAGCTCGGCATGCCGACGTGCTGGGACGAATGGTTCCCCGAGGTGGCCCGCAACTACTCGCTCGGCGGTGCCGAGATCGTCGTCTACCCGACGGCCATCGGCTCCGAGCCGGTCTTTCCCGCCTTCGACACCCAGCCGCTGTGGCAGCAGGTCATCGTCGCCAACGGCATCAACAGCGGCCTGTTCATGGTGGTGCCCAACCGAATCGGCGACGAGGGCACCGTGACCTTCTACGGTTCGTCGTTCATCTCCGATCCGTACGGCCGGGTGCTGGTGCAGGCCCCGCGCGACGAGGAGGCGGTGCTGGTCGCCGATCTGGACCTCGACCAACGCCGCGACTGGCTCGAGCTGTTCCCGTTCCTGCTGACCCGGCGCCCGGAGAGCTATGGCGCGCTGACCGCACCAGTCGACGCGCAGCGCCCGTACGGCGCCGGCCACGAAGCCACCGCGGTGGTGAAATGA
- a CDS encoding agmatine deiminase family protein: MTDYVMPAESAPQDRVWMAFPSEGYSLGDNETEHHEARSTWAAVAHAVLEFEPVTVVVDPAETAAARRYLSADVDIVEAPLNDAWMRDIGPTFVHADDGSVAAVDWVFNGWGAQDWARWDRDAKIGAAVAGWASVPVISSTLVNEGGGIQVDGQGTVLVTETVQLDPGRNPGATKADIEAELARTLGATHAVWLPRGLTRDSERFGTRGHVDIVAAITSPGRLLLHAQRSDAHPDHLVCKEIREALADTRDAAGRPWEIVELPAPDLLTDAEGYVDYSYINHLVVNGGVIACAFGDPRDADAAAILAEQYPGRRVVSVDARPLFERGGGIHCITQHQPSPR, from the coding sequence ATGACCGACTACGTGATGCCTGCGGAGAGCGCGCCGCAGGACCGGGTGTGGATGGCGTTCCCGTCGGAGGGATATTCCTTGGGGGACAACGAAACCGAACACCACGAGGCCCGCTCGACATGGGCCGCCGTTGCCCATGCGGTGCTTGAGTTCGAGCCGGTGACCGTGGTGGTGGACCCCGCGGAAACGGCTGCCGCGCGGCGGTACCTGTCCGCCGACGTCGACATCGTCGAGGCGCCGCTGAACGACGCCTGGATGCGCGACATCGGACCCACCTTCGTACACGCCGACGACGGTTCGGTGGCGGCGGTGGACTGGGTGTTCAATGGCTGGGGCGCCCAGGACTGGGCGCGCTGGGATCGCGACGCGAAAATCGGTGCCGCCGTGGCCGGTTGGGCCAGTGTTCCGGTGATCAGCTCGACGTTGGTCAACGAGGGCGGAGGTATCCAGGTCGACGGGCAGGGCACGGTGCTGGTCACCGAGACCGTCCAACTCGACCCCGGCCGCAATCCCGGCGCCACCAAGGCCGACATCGAAGCCGAACTGGCCCGCACCCTCGGCGCCACGCACGCCGTGTGGTTGCCGCGTGGTCTGACCCGCGACTCGGAGCGCTTCGGCACCCGTGGACACGTCGACATCGTCGCCGCCATCACATCGCCCGGTCGGCTGCTGCTGCATGCGCAGCGCTCCGACGCACATCCGGACCATCTGGTGTGCAAGGAGATTCGCGAAGCCCTCGCCGACACGCGCGATGCCGCGGGCCGGCCGTGGGAGATCGTCGAGTTGCCCGCACCCGATCTGCTGACCGATGCCGAGGGCTACGTCGACTACAGCTACATCAACCACCTGGTGGTCAACGGCGGCGTCATCGCGTGCGCGTTCGGTGATCCGCGCGACGCCGATGCGGCGGCGATCCTGGCCGAGCAGTACCCCGGCCGGCGCGTGGTCAGCGTCGACGCGCGGCCGCTGTTCGAGCGTGGCGGCGGCATCCACTGCATCACACAGCATCAGCCGTCGCCGCGGTGA